A portion of the Deinococcus planocerae genome contains these proteins:
- a CDS encoding UbiX family flavin prenyltransferase, translating to MRLVVGVSGGSGIPYALSILRALHELGAETHLIVSSGAKRVMTAEGGPGLADLTALASVTHEDRDLAASVASGSYRTDGMLVVPCSAGTLAKVAHGFADNLLSRAAHVTLKERRRLVLVVREDPLPRPMLENMLRVFDAGATVMTASPGFYHAPESVDDLLHFVTARVLDQFGLDVPKFRRWRE from the coding sequence TTGAGGCTGGTCGTGGGCGTGAGCGGCGGGAGCGGCATTCCCTACGCCCTCTCCATCCTGCGCGCCCTGCACGAGTTGGGGGCCGAGACCCACCTGATCGTGAGCAGCGGCGCCAAACGGGTGATGACGGCGGAGGGCGGGCCGGGCCTCGCCGACCTCACCGCCCTGGCGAGCGTCACCCACGAGGACCGCGACCTCGCGGCGAGCGTGGCGAGCGGGAGTTACCGCACGGACGGGATGCTGGTCGTGCCGTGCTCCGCCGGAACGCTGGCGAAGGTCGCGCACGGCTTTGCCGACAACCTGCTCTCGCGGGCCGCCCACGTCACCCTCAAGGAGCGCCGCCGCCTCGTCCTCGTCGTGCGCGAGGACCCGCTGCCGCGCCCGATGCTGGAGAACATGCTGCGGGTCTTCGACGCGGGGGCCACCGTCATGACGGCCAGCCCCGGCTTCTACCACGCGCCGGAGAGCGTGGACGACCTCCTGCACTTCGTCACCGCGCGGGTGCTCGACCAGTTCGGGCTCGACGTGCCGAAGTTCAGGCGATGGCGCGAGTGA
- the ispD gene encoding 2-C-methyl-D-erythritol 4-phosphate cytidylyltransferase produces the protein MARVRTGSVAALLPAAGSGTRLGRGPKAFVEVAGASLLARSVACLAPLVDEVIVALPEGLALPGGLPARAVPGGPTRQESVRRLLEATGAGVVLVHDAARPFLPSRVVREVAAAAREVGAATAALPVADTLVRAGEGGGWGGLVPREGLWAVQTPQGFRRDTLAHAHERALAEGFTATDDAGLVARLGGEVALVPGDARLFKVTTPGDLALAHAVALLWDAGGDDA, from the coding sequence ATGGCGCGAGTGAGGACGGGAAGCGTCGCCGCCCTCCTCCCCGCCGCCGGGTCGGGCACCCGCCTGGGCCGGGGGCCGAAAGCCTTCGTGGAGGTGGCGGGTGCGAGCCTGCTCGCGCGCAGCGTCGCCTGCCTCGCGCCCCTGGTGGACGAGGTGATCGTGGCGCTCCCGGAGGGGCTGGCCTTGCCCGGAGGTCTCCCCGCCCGCGCGGTCCCCGGCGGCCCCACCCGGCAGGAGAGCGTGCGGCGGCTGCTGGAGGCCACGGGCGCCGGGGTCGTCCTCGTCCACGACGCGGCGCGGCCCTTCCTCCCCTCGCGGGTGGTCCGCGAGGTGGCCGCCGCCGCGCGGGAGGTCGGTGCGGCGACGGCGGCCCTGCCGGTCGCGGACACCCTCGTGCGGGCGGGTGAAGGGGGCGGCTGGGGCGGCCTCGTCCCCCGCGAGGGGCTGTGGGCGGTGCAGACGCCGCAGGGTTTCCGGCGGGACACGCTCGCCCACGCGCACGAGAGAGCCCTGGCCGAGGGCTTCACCGCCACCGACGACGCGGGGCTGGTCGCGCGGCTGGGGGGCGAGGTCGCGCTCGTGCCGGGGGACGCGCGGCTGTTCAAGGTCACCACGCCCGGGGACCTCGCCCTGGCCCACGCGGTCGCGTTGCTGTGGGATGCTGGGGGGGATGACGCCTGA
- a CDS encoding 4-(cytidine 5'-diphospho)-2-C-methyl-D-erythritol kinase — MTPEPEAAVPPVSPTPHTYFAPAKVNLGLSVRDQRADGYHELHSIMVPLAVGDDLEIGPAETLTLRVEGAPGLPADERNLVYRAARAYLDAAGGAGGAQITLHKRLPLASGLGGGSSDAATTLMALARLYPSGVNLPALARSLGADVPFFLLGRAAISQGTGEVLTPLPVPHVPLVLVNPGVEVSARDAYAWLDEEEDYTPELDVEGILAALTGGRAVPYLNALQGPVAARHAPVREALAALSGVGLRSPLMSGSGATCFALAEGDDQAHDAAAFLRARHPGWWVQATRTL, encoded by the coding sequence ATGACGCCTGAGCCCGAGGCCGCCGTGCCCCCCGTCTCCCCCACGCCGCATACGTACTTTGCGCCCGCCAAGGTGAACCTCGGCCTGAGCGTGCGTGACCAGCGCGCGGACGGCTACCACGAGCTGCACTCCATCATGGTGCCCCTGGCGGTCGGCGACGACCTGGAGATCGGCCCCGCCGAGACCCTGACCCTGCGGGTGGAGGGGGCCCCGGGCCTTCCCGCCGACGAGCGCAATCTGGTCTACCGGGCGGCGCGGGCGTACCTGGACGCGGCGGGGGGGGCGGGCGGCGCGCAAATCACCCTCCACAAGCGGCTGCCCCTCGCGTCGGGGCTCGGCGGCGGCAGCAGCGACGCGGCGACGACCCTGATGGCGCTGGCGCGGCTCTACCCCTCGGGCGTGAACCTCCCGGCGCTGGCCCGGTCGCTCGGCGCGGACGTGCCCTTCTTCCTGCTGGGCCGCGCCGCGATCAGCCAGGGAACCGGCGAGGTGCTGACCCCGCTGCCGGTGCCGCACGTGCCGCTCGTGCTCGTGAATCCCGGCGTGGAGGTCAGCGCGCGGGACGCCTACGCCTGGCTCGACGAGGAGGAGGACTACACCCCCGAACTCGACGTGGAGGGCATCCTGGCGGCCCTCACGGGCGGGCGGGCGGTGCCCTACCTCAACGCCCTGCAAGGTCCGGTCGCCGCCCGCCACGCCCCCGTCCGCGAGGCACTCGCCGCCCTCTCGGGGGTGGGCCTGCGCTCTCCGCTGATGAGCGGCAGCGGCGCGACCTGCTTTGCCCTGGCAGAGGGGGACGATCAGGCGCACGACGCGGCGGCCTTCCTGCGGGCGCGGCACCCCGGGTGGTGGGTGCAGGCGACGCGGACGCTGTAG
- a CDS encoding peptidylprolyl isomerase, whose translation MKQAALILTALLALTACQERNAANTDTQTEQTETVQSGSTQTPEGETQTGSTETAAKPDTAQTSAAQTSAAQTPAVTQPGPVPAGYTLVPFLSDKPVREFKSEPALSLQEGKDYYALIDTDRGQILADLYEQETPVTVNNFVTLARNHFFDGIRFHRVIEGFMAQTGDPGSVDESKRAEWGTGGPGYSFADEFRTRLTFDGPGILAMANSGPATNGSQFFITFAPTDFLNGKHTIFGKVVRGEDVLPKLTRTSDTSGGQEAPIEGVTPDKILTVRILTKG comes from the coding sequence GTGAAACAGGCCGCCCTCATCCTGACCGCCCTCCTCGCCCTGACCGCCTGCCAGGAGAGGAACGCGGCGAACACCGACACCCAGACCGAGCAGACCGAGACCGTCCAGAGCGGGAGCACCCAGACGCCGGAGGGGGAGACCCAGACCGGGAGTACCGAGACTGCCGCGAAGCCCGACACCGCCCAGACCTCGGCGGCCCAGACCTCAGCGGCGCAGACCCCGGCGGTCACCCAGCCCGGCCCGGTTCCCGCCGGGTACACGCTGGTGCCCTTCCTCAGCGACAAGCCGGTGCGCGAGTTCAAGTCCGAGCCCGCCCTGAGCCTGCAAGAGGGCAAGGACTACTACGCCCTGATCGACACCGACCGGGGCCAGATTCTCGCCGACCTGTACGAGCAGGAGACGCCCGTCACGGTGAACAACTTCGTGACGCTCGCGCGCAACCACTTTTTCGACGGCATCCGCTTCCACCGGGTGATCGAGGGCTTCATGGCGCAGACGGGCGACCCGGGGAGCGTGGACGAGAGCAAGAGGGCCGAGTGGGGCACGGGCGGCCCCGGCTACTCCTTCGCCGACGAGTTCCGCACCCGGCTGACCTTCGACGGCCCCGGCATCCTGGCGATGGCGAACAGCGGCCCGGCGACGAACGGCTCGCAGTTTTTCATCACCTTCGCGCCCACCGACTTCCTCAACGGCAAGCACACCATCTTCGGCAAGGTCGTGCGCGGCGAGGACGTGCTGCCCAAGCTCACCCGCACCTCCGACACGAGCGGCGGCCAGGAGGCCCCCATCGAGGGCGTCACCCCCGACAAGATCCTCACCGTGCGGATTCTGACGAAGGGCTGA
- the cmk gene encoding (d)CMP kinase → MIVTIDGVAASGKSSVASGVARALGIPYVSSGFLYRAATLLALEAGLRPDDPAALLALLRGRPLRLEPLAGGNWVWQGERDLTPGLHSSRVDAAVSAVARLPEVRAWVDAELRGLPAPFVAEGRDMGTNVFPHADAKFYLTASPRVRAERRAQERGEDADATLAALTERDRRDAAQSAPAPDARVIDTGPLTLEGVIEAVLAGLPARTA, encoded by the coding sequence ATGATCGTGACGATTGACGGCGTGGCCGCCAGCGGCAAGTCGAGCGTGGCGTCGGGCGTCGCGCGGGCGCTGGGCATTCCCTACGTCAGCAGCGGCTTCCTCTACCGCGCGGCGACCCTGCTCGCCCTGGAAGCGGGCCTGAGGCCGGACGACCCGGCGGCCCTCCTCGCCCTCCTGCGCGGGCGGCCCCTGCGGCTCGAACCCCTCGCGGGGGGCAACTGGGTGTGGCAGGGAGAGCGCGACCTGACCCCGGGGCTGCACTCCTCGCGGGTGGACGCCGCCGTGAGCGCGGTCGCCCGCCTCCCCGAGGTCCGCGCGTGGGTGGACGCCGAGCTGCGCGGCCTGCCCGCCCCCTTCGTCGCCGAGGGGCGCGACATGGGCACGAACGTCTTCCCGCACGCGGACGCCAAGTTCTACCTCACCGCCAGCCCGCGGGTCCGCGCCGAGCGCCGGGCCCAGGAACGCGGCGAAGACGCTGACGCTACCCTGGCGGCCCTCACCGAACGTGACCGCCGCGACGCCGCCCAGAGTGCCCCCGCCCCGGACGCCCGGGTGATCGACACCGGCCCGCTGACGCTGGAGGGCGTGATCGAGGCGGTGCTCGCCGGGCTGCCCGCCCGGACGGCGTAG
- a CDS encoding S8 family peptidase: MNKRFFSLLGLTALLAACGTQPTTTTDGAAPSGALMPGQIVVKYRSGLTAASVQPLSNTRVLSATASDGWGRLALVSVPEGQEAAYAERYAGQSGVEYAEPNYRVESPGAESVSLATQSVRTGGLRAAATGFTAGVTDPYFVNSPVDANGKNPFDVTAAQSANGRTAYTNEKYLWSIYRVQAPAAWDAGFTGKGVVVAVIDQGVDLGHPDLAPNLWQNPNPSSTTCPGVNGYDFVDDDADPSDTGGHGTHVSGTIAAAANGQGVVGVAPEAKIMALRGLGYFGGTNYMLARALKYAADCGAQVVNNSWGGSQRTRAFRDVLEYGTAKGVTYVFSAGNSYRDNNRPSWPVSYSTEIPGVIGGGATSNDNRRTAFSSSGNYVTVAAPGGTILSTVPRSQAPNNPYAFLQGTSMAAPNATGVVALIYQARPGITPEQVRQVLTWSANSTITGQNSKPDYPTGGFFGYGIVDAAAAVQYAQESLR; this comes from the coding sequence ATGAACAAACGGTTCTTTTCTCTCCTGGGGCTGACGGCCCTGCTCGCCGCCTGCGGCACCCAGCCCACGACCACCACGGACGGGGCCGCCCCCTCCGGCGCGCTGATGCCCGGCCAGATCGTCGTGAAGTACAGGTCGGGCCTGACGGCGGCGAGCGTGCAGCCCCTGAGCAACACGCGGGTGCTCTCCGCCACGGCGAGTGACGGCTGGGGCCGCCTCGCGCTCGTGTCGGTGCCCGAGGGCCAGGAGGCCGCCTACGCCGAGCGCTACGCGGGTCAGAGCGGCGTCGAGTACGCCGAGCCGAACTACCGGGTCGAGAGCCCGGGGGCCGAGAGCGTCTCCCTCGCCACGCAGAGTGTGCGCACGGGCGGGCTGCGCGCGGCGGCGACCGGCTTCACGGCGGGCGTCACCGATCCCTACTTCGTCAACAGCCCGGTGGACGCGAACGGCAAGAATCCCTTCGACGTGACCGCCGCCCAATCGGCGAACGGGCGGACGGCCTACACGAACGAGAAGTACCTCTGGAGCATCTACCGCGTGCAGGCCCCCGCCGCGTGGGACGCGGGCTTTACCGGCAAGGGCGTGGTCGTGGCGGTGATCGACCAGGGCGTCGACCTCGGGCACCCGGACCTCGCCCCCAACCTGTGGCAAAACCCCAACCCCTCCTCCACGACCTGCCCCGGCGTGAACGGCTACGACTTCGTGGACGACGACGCCGACCCGTCCGACACGGGCGGCCACGGCACGCACGTCTCGGGCACCATCGCCGCCGCCGCGAACGGGCAGGGCGTGGTGGGCGTCGCACCCGAGGCCAAGATCATGGCGCTGCGCGGGCTCGGGTACTTCGGCGGGACGAACTACATGCTCGCCCGCGCGCTGAAGTACGCCGCCGACTGCGGGGCACAGGTCGTGAACAACTCCTGGGGCGGCAGCCAGCGCACCCGCGCCTTCCGGGACGTGCTGGAGTACGGCACCGCCAAGGGCGTGACCTACGTCTTCTCGGCTGGCAACTCCTACCGTGACAACAACCGCCCGTCGTGGCCCGTCTCGTACAGCACCGAGATTCCCGGCGTGATCGGCGGGGGAGCGACGAGCAACGACAACCGCCGCACCGCCTTTTCCAGCTCGGGGAACTACGTGACGGTGGCCGCGCCCGGCGGCACGATCCTCTCCACCGTGCCGCGCTCGCAGGCTCCCAACAACCCCTACGCCTTCCTCCAGGGCACCTCGATGGCCGCGCCGAACGCGACCGGCGTCGTCGCCCTGATCTACCAGGCCCGGCCCGGCATCACCCCCGAGCAGGTGCGGCAGGTGCTCACCTGGAGCGCGAACAGCACGATCACCGGCCAGAACAGCAAGCCCGACTACCCGACCGGGGGCTTTTTCGGCTACGGCATCGTGGACGCGGCGGCAGCCGTGCAGTACGCGCAGGAGTCGCTGCGGTAG
- a CDS encoding M16 family metallopeptidase yields the protein MTAGTAPNTLTHVLDNGLTLLLEPDAGAQTVAAGYFVATGSRDERPDELGASHFLEHLMFKGSEGVGAAELNERLDDLGGNANAFTSEEATVYHAATLPEQEGELLGTLTELMRPALRPEDIGPERGVILEEIAMYAEQPVVRAADELHADYWGDHPLGHLVLGTPQTVGALTREALARNHRERYGAGRVALTVVGAFDPARVLAWAQAELTGWPAGTPAAPTPLPTPRHPGTVRTVRDPNLARVQVALALPGLGAAHPLREAAVVLAELVGGENGLLHWALLDTGLADGADLAHLEYREAGTFEGGFSCDPERAQTVLDRYRDVLAGAGEAVTDAAVRRVARKLAVGTLLRAETPQGRLFALGMEHLALGRPVSTAELVDRFARVTAAEVRAVLELCPLTRPTVVALGPVEGLRGVIPDTSAAPHPPAARS from the coding sequence ATGACTGCCGGAACTGCCCCGAACACGCTCACCCACGTCCTCGACAACGGCCTGACCCTGCTGCTGGAGCCCGACGCGGGGGCGCAGACCGTCGCCGCCGGGTACTTCGTGGCGACAGGCTCGCGCGACGAGCGCCCCGACGAACTGGGCGCCTCGCACTTCCTCGAACACCTGATGTTCAAGGGCTCGGAAGGGGTGGGCGCCGCCGAACTCAACGAACGCCTCGACGACCTCGGGGGCAACGCGAACGCCTTCACGAGCGAGGAGGCGACCGTCTACCACGCGGCGACCCTCCCCGAGCAGGAGGGCGAGCTGCTGGGCACCCTGACCGAGCTGATGCGCCCGGCCCTGCGCCCGGAGGACATCGGGCCCGAGCGCGGCGTGATCCTCGAGGAGATCGCCATGTACGCCGAGCAGCCCGTCGTGCGCGCCGCGGACGAGCTGCACGCGGACTACTGGGGAGACCACCCCCTCGGCCACCTCGTGCTGGGCACGCCACAGACGGTGGGCGCCCTGACCCGCGAGGCGCTCGCCCGCAACCACCGCGAGCGCTACGGGGCCGGGCGGGTGGCCCTCACGGTGGTGGGCGCCTTCGACCCCGCCCGGGTGCTGGCCTGGGCCCAGGCGGAGTTGACGGGCTGGCCCGCCGGGACCCCCGCCGCGCCCACGCCCCTCCCCACGCCGCGGCACCCCGGCACGGTGCGGACGGTCCGCGACCCCAATCTCGCCCGGGTGCAGGTGGCGCTCGCGCTGCCCGGCCTCGGCGCGGCCCACCCCCTGCGCGAGGCCGCCGTGGTGCTCGCCGAGCTGGTCGGCGGCGAGAACGGCCTGCTGCACTGGGCGCTCCTCGACACCGGGCTCGCCGACGGGGCCGACCTCGCCCACCTGGAGTACCGCGAGGCCGGGACCTTCGAGGGCGGCTTCTCCTGCGACCCGGAGCGCGCCCAGACGGTGCTCGACCGCTACCGTGACGTGCTGGCGGGGGCCGGGGAGGCCGTCACCGACGCCGCCGTGCGCCGCGTCGCCCGCAAGCTCGCGGTGGGCACCCTGCTGCGCGCCGAGACCCCCCAGGGCCGCCTCTTCGCCCTCGGCATGGAGCACCTCGCCCTGGGCCGCCCGGTGAGCACCGCCGAACTCGTGGACCGTTTCGCGCGCGTCACGGCGGCGGAGGTCCGGGCCGTGCTCGAACTGTGTCCCCTCACCCGCCCGACGGTCGTCGCGCTCGGGCCGGTCGAGGGGCTGCGGGGGGTCATCCCAGACACCTCAGCCGCTCCCCATCCGCCCGCAGCGAGAAGCTGA
- a CDS encoding M16 family metallopeptidase, producing MTTLTAPGAHVWTLEGGLRVAFERRRGPGFAFDLRVPVGSAHDPVGQEGSAGVLEEWLYKGAGGRDARKLQDALDDLGVRRGGGVGPEATRVGMSGLAGDLPGALTLTADLVLRPELPDSELPVLVDLARQDLEGLEDSPPDRLAVQARRVAFSRPAQSPFAGFAHPASGTTEGLATLTAPGLRAFLARYGTRGSVLGLVADAEPGEVRALAERTFAGWRPGDDEGVPARFQAGGRAHLPDEDAEQTHLSVTAPGVAPRDPHWLAWQVALTALSGGSASRLFHAVREERGLAYQVSASPVVLGGRGFLTAYAGSTPARAPETLEVLLAELARLPEGLTEAEFGRARSGLTASVVFGAESARARATSLTRDVAVFGRVRSVAELRTQLAALTLEDVNAFLAEYHPAEHATVVTLGPQEPRP from the coding sequence GTGACGACGTTGACCGCGCCTGGGGCGCACGTGTGGACCCTGGAGGGCGGGTTGAGGGTGGCGTTCGAGCGCCGCCGGGGACCGGGCTTCGCCTTCGACCTGCGCGTTCCCGTGGGCAGCGCCCACGACCCCGTGGGCCAGGAGGGCTCGGCGGGCGTGCTGGAGGAGTGGCTCTACAAGGGGGCGGGGGGCCGGGACGCCCGCAAGCTTCAGGACGCCCTCGACGACCTCGGGGTGCGGCGCGGCGGCGGGGTGGGCCCCGAGGCGACGCGGGTCGGGATGAGCGGCCTGGCGGGCGACCTGCCCGGGGCACTGACCCTCACCGCCGACCTGGTGCTGCGCCCCGAACTGCCCGATTCCGAACTGCCCGTCCTCGTGGACCTCGCCCGGCAGGACCTGGAGGGGCTGGAGGACAGCCCGCCCGACCGCCTCGCGGTGCAGGCGCGGCGGGTGGCCTTTTCCCGCCCGGCGCAGTCCCCGTTCGCGGGCTTCGCCCACCCGGCGAGCGGCACGACCGAGGGGTTGGCGACCCTCACCGCGCCCGGCCTGCGCGCCTTCCTGGCCCGCTACGGCACCCGGGGGAGCGTGCTCGGCCTCGTGGCGGACGCCGAGCCGGGGGAGGTGCGCGCCCTCGCCGAGCGGACCTTCGCCGGGTGGCGCCCGGGGGACGACGAGGGCGTGCCCGCCCGCTTCCAGGCTGGAGGGCGCGCCCACCTTCCCGACGAGGACGCCGAGCAGACGCACCTGAGCGTGACGGCCCCCGGTGTGGCCCCGCGTGATCCGCACTGGCTCGCCTGGCAGGTCGCGCTGACGGCGCTGTCGGGCGGGAGTGCCAGCCGCCTCTTCCACGCCGTGCGCGAGGAACGCGGCCTCGCCTATCAGGTCAGCGCCTCGCCCGTCGTGCTGGGGGGGCGGGGTTTTCTCACGGCGTACGCGGGGAGCACCCCGGCGCGCGCTCCCGAGACGCTGGAGGTCCTCCTCGCCGAACTCGCCCGGCTGCCGGAGGGCCTGACCGAGGCGGAGTTTGGCCGCGCCCGGTCGGGCCTGACCGCCAGCGTCGTCTTCGGGGCCGAGAGCGCCCGCGCCCGCGCGACGAGCCTGACCCGCGACGTGGCCGTCTTCGGGCGGGTGAGGAGCGTGGCCGAACTCAGAACGCAGCTCGCCGCCCTCACCCTGGAGGACGTGAACGCCTTTCTCGCCGAGTACCACCCCGCCGAGCATGCGACCGTCGTGACCCTCGGCCCGCAGGAGCCCCGCCCATGA
- a CDS encoding RluA family pseudouridine synthase, whose amino-acid sequence MALNGGYTYREQLGPRAGGQTVLAYLTRQYGHSTEGEWRARLEGGEVSLDGVTVGRADERLRPGQWLEWRRPPWEEEAVPLAFEVVHEDDSLVAVAKPGGLPTVPGGGFLKHTLLSVVRERFPEASPLHRLGRGTSGLVLFARTSAAASTLARAWREHAVEKRYRALASGLAERETFPISTPIGPVPHPRLGTVYAASPAGKPSRSDARVLERRPREGATLFEVDIRTGRPHQIRIHLASLGHPLVGDPLYGPGGGVLPGLPGLPGDGGYLLHAGRLAFTHPLTGKPLTLHAPPPPELRTGEEARAPAP is encoded by the coding sequence ATGGCCCTCAACGGCGGCTACACCTACCGCGAGCAGCTCGGGCCGCGCGCCGGGGGCCAGACCGTCCTCGCGTACCTGACCCGGCAGTACGGGCACTCCACCGAGGGAGAGTGGCGGGCGCGGCTGGAGGGCGGCGAGGTCAGCCTGGACGGGGTGACCGTGGGCCGGGCGGACGAAAGGTTGCGGCCAGGGCAGTGGCTCGAATGGCGGCGCCCCCCGTGGGAGGAGGAGGCCGTGCCCCTCGCCTTCGAGGTGGTCCACGAGGACGACTCCCTCGTGGCGGTCGCCAAGCCGGGCGGGCTGCCCACCGTGCCGGGCGGCGGCTTCCTGAAACACACGCTGCTGAGCGTCGTGCGTGAGCGTTTCCCGGAGGCCAGCCCCCTGCACCGTCTGGGGCGCGGCACCTCCGGGCTGGTGCTCTTCGCGCGTACCTCCGCGGCGGCCTCCACCCTCGCCCGGGCGTGGCGCGAGCACGCGGTGGAGAAGCGCTACCGGGCGCTCGCCTCCGGCCTCGCCGAGCGGGAGACGTTCCCCATCTCCACCCCCATCGGCCCGGTGCCGCACCCCCGGCTGGGCACCGTGTACGCGGCCAGCCCGGCGGGCAAGCCCTCGCGCAGCGACGCCCGGGTCCTCGAACGGCGGCCACGGGAGGGCGCGACCCTCTTCGAGGTGGACATCCGCACGGGCAGGCCCCACCAGATCCGCATTCACCTCGCCTCCCTGGGTCACCCCCTCGTCGGCGATCCCCTGTACGGGCCGGGCGGCGGGGTGCTGCCGGGCCTGCCGGGCCTCCCCGGGGACGGCGGGTACCTCCTCCACGCGGGGCGGCTGGCCTTCACGCACCCGCTGACGGGGAAGCCGCTCACCCTGCACGCCCCGCCGCCTCCCGAACTCCGCACGGGGGAGGAGGCCCGCGCCCCGGCCCCGTGA
- a CDS encoding arsenate reductase ArsC, which yields MKRVPSLCTHHSARSRMAEALTRHAARKLGVALEVHSAGTEATRVKEGARAVMTELGLSLDGHTSKTLWDVPDPQNFDHVITVCDFAAEACPVDPARTTRRPFPFADPSGGSLERWREVRDAVAPQFTAFVQGWREGTPGPTSPEGPAVPVS from the coding sequence GTGAAGCGCGTCCCGAGCCTGTGCACCCACCACTCCGCCCGCTCCCGGATGGCGGAGGCCCTGACCCGCCACGCCGCGCGCAAACTCGGGGTGGCGCTGGAGGTGCACTCCGCGGGAACCGAGGCGACCCGCGTGAAGGAGGGCGCGAGGGCCGTCATGACGGAGCTGGGGCTGAGCCTCGACGGGCACACGAGCAAGACGCTGTGGGACGTGCCCGACCCGCAGAACTTCGACCATGTGATCACGGTCTGCGACTTCGCCGCCGAGGCGTGCCCCGTCGATCCCGCCCGGACGACCCGCCGCCCCTTCCCCTTCGCCGACCCCTCGGGCGGCAGCCTGGAGCGCTGGCGGGAGGTGCGCGACGCGGTGGCCCCGCAGTTCACGGCCTTCGTGCAGGGATGGCGGGAGGGAACGCCCGGGCCGACGTCCCCGGAAGGTCCCGCCGTCCCGGTGTCCTGA
- a CDS encoding M23 family metallopeptidase codes for MRRLLRLVLVLALLAGVAYLLWPTLQNAWRFVSLTTSPAPAEGTLPNPLPGQDFVDTWGAARSEGRRHEGVDIFAPRGTPIRATTRGVVLGVGENRLGGRTVMILGPGGQRHYYAHLDRYADLREGQWVEAGDVVGYVGDSGNARGTPPHLHYGIYTAGGAINPYPFLQQE; via the coding sequence GTGCGCCGTCTGCTCCGCCTCGTTCTCGTCCTCGCCCTGCTCGCAGGGGTCGCGTACCTGCTGTGGCCCACCCTTCAGAACGCGTGGCGGTTCGTCTCGCTGACGACCTCTCCCGCCCCGGCGGAGGGCACCCTCCCGAACCCCCTGCCCGGCCAGGATTTCGTGGACACCTGGGGCGCGGCCCGGAGCGAGGGGCGGCGCCACGAGGGGGTGGACATCTTCGCCCCGCGCGGCACGCCGATTCGCGCGACCACCCGCGGCGTGGTGCTGGGCGTGGGCGAGAACCGCCTCGGCGGGCGCACGGTGATGATCCTCGGCCCCGGCGGGCAGCGGCACTATTACGCGCACCTCGACCGCTACGCGGACCTCCGGGAGGGCCAGTGGGTCGAGGCGGGCGACGTGGTGGGTTACGTCGGCGACAGCGGGAACGCGCGGGGCACGCCGCCGCACCTGCACTACGGGATCTATACGGCGGGCGGGGCGATCAATCCCTACCCGTTCTTGCAGCAGGAGTAG
- a CDS encoding NUDIX domain-containing protein has product MPSAPRPNLSPSPHRTGRACVWVEHGGRVLMVGLEGGGWTLPGGGIDPGETGAQAAEREAWEECGARVEVTEEAVTLDGGVLCFPARLLSLEPSPEGRPVAWINPRSLPWANDVQLRQVLEATGETPPALALPDRVRAALSEAGRLSFDRSCSLEAGRLLRTLAASRPGGRLAELGTGTGVGAAWLLAGMDDTARLVTAELDPKRAGVARRILGDDPRAEVLGGDWREALAHGPFDLIFSDCAPAKRETESLQRLVAALRPGGVLVLDNFSPPASVPESLHGGDAERDRLFAHPHLLCAEVPVSRRECVILATKKP; this is encoded by the coding sequence GTGCCCTCCGCGCCACGGCCCAACCTCTCCCCCTCACCCCACCGCACGGGCCGTGCCTGCGTCTGGGTCGAGCACGGGGGCCGGGTGCTGATGGTGGGCCTGGAGGGGGGCGGGTGGACGCTGCCGGGCGGCGGCATCGATCCCGGCGAGACGGGCGCGCAGGCCGCCGAGCGCGAGGCGTGGGAGGAGTGCGGGGCGCGGGTGGAGGTGACGGAGGAAGCGGTGACCCTCGACGGCGGGGTACTCTGCTTCCCCGCCCGCCTGCTCTCCCTCGAACCCAGCCCGGAAGGCCGCCCCGTCGCCTGGATCAACCCGCGCTCGCTGCCCTGGGCGAACGACGTGCAGCTCAGGCAGGTGCTGGAGGCGACGGGGGAGACGCCCCCCGCCCTGGCCCTCCCGGACCGGGTGCGGGCGGCGCTCTCGGAGGCGGGGCGGTTGAGCTTCGACCGCTCGTGCAGCCTGGAGGCGGGGCGACTGCTGCGGACGCTGGCCGCCTCGCGCCCCGGCGGGCGGCTCGCCGAACTCGGCACGGGCACGGGTGTGGGGGCGGCGTGGCTGCTGGCGGGAATGGACGACACGGCCCGGCTCGTCACCGCCGAACTCGACCCCAAACGGGCGGGGGTGGCCCGCCGCATCCTGGGAGACGACCCGCGCGCCGAGGTGCTGGGCGGCGACTGGCGGGAAGCCCTCGCACACGGTCCCTTCGACCTGATCTTCAGTGACTGCGCGCCCGCCAAGCGCGAGACGGAGAGCCTGCAACGGCTCGTGGCCGCCCTGCGCCCCGGCGGGGTGCTCGTGCTCGACAACTTCAGCCCGCCCGCGTCTGTGCCCGAATCCCTGCACGGTGGCGACGCCGAGCGCGACCGACTCTTCGCGCACCCGCACCTGCTCTGCGCCGAGGTGCCGGTCAGCCGCCGGGAGTGCGTGATCCTGGCGACGAAAAAGCCCTGA